In Bacillus sp. BGMRC 2118, a single window of DNA contains:
- a CDS encoding glycine/betaine ABC transporter translates to MYKKLMGITAATVLSLGLAACSGAEESGAKKTGSVGEQVDYEIVGIDPGAGLMKLTIEDVLPGYGLDDWEVVEGSGAAMAASLAKAYKNEDPIIVTGWSPHWKFSEFDLKYLDDPKGIYGGAEDVHTIARLGLKEDHPTAYSVLDNFQWEPEHIESVMLLINEGKSPEEAAEQWVSENEDLVSTWTEGAEKVDGDELKLLYVAWDDVIAGTNVIGHVLKSLGYDVELVQVDAGPMWSGIASGSGDAMVGAWLPTTHADYYAEYEGEFEDLGSNLHGTKLGLVVPSYMDIDSIEDLKE, encoded by the coding sequence ATGTATAAAAAATTAATGGGTATAACAGCTGCAACGGTATTATCTTTAGGACTTGCTGCATGTAGTGGTGCAGAAGAATCAGGAGCAAAAAAGACAGGATCTGTTGGTGAACAGGTTGATTATGAAATCGTAGGAATTGATCCAGGTGCTGGCCTGATGAAGCTTACGATTGAGGATGTCTTACCTGGATACGGATTAGATGATTGGGAAGTTGTAGAAGGCTCTGGTGCAGCAATGGCTGCCTCATTAGCAAAGGCATACAAAAATGAAGACCCTATTATCGTGACAGGCTGGAGCCCACACTGGAAGTTTTCTGAGTTTGACCTTAAGTATTTAGACGATCCAAAAGGAATTTACGGTGGAGCTGAAGACGTTCATACTATCGCACGCCTTGGCTTAAAGGAAGACCATCCTACAGCCTATTCCGTTCTAGACAACTTCCAATGGGAACCAGAACATATTGAAAGTGTGATGCTGTTAATTAATGAAGGAAAATCCCCTGAAGAAGCAGCAGAACAATGGGTAAGTGAAAATGAAGACCTAGTAAGCACGTGGACAGAAGGTGCTGAAAAGGTTGATGGTGATGAGCTGAAGTTACTTTATGTAGCATGGGATGATGTCATTGCTGGTACAAATGTAATTGGACACGTTCTAAAAAGCCTTGGATATGATGTTGAGTTAGTCCAAGTGGATGCTGGTCCAATGTGGTCTGGTATCGCAAGTGGCAGTGGAGATGCAATGGTAGGTGCTTGGTTGCCTACAACACATGCAGACTACTATGCTGAGTACGAAGGTGAGTTCGAAGATTTAGGATCTAATCTTCACGGTACAAAGCTCGGCCTTGTTGTTCCTAGCTATATGGATATTGATTCAATTGAAGATTTAAAAGAATAG
- a CDS encoding YqcI/YcgG family protein yields MSTLYDTKWLDDNIHTLPDWKKIAYQYFHSVVADDDNTYPCIPARHGLLTNNLRFSFLGDPRKSRSIEELASTLREYGKCSRGTGKYASLVVFFETDKELIESYEIDDYFNLFWSILSNVSSLDHADWPNHIPTDPAHHEWEFCFDGEPYFSFCTTPAHSVRKSRHFPSFMLAFQPRWVFEEISDSTAFGRNMKKQIRKRLVEFDGIPVHSDLKWYGNNDNHEWKQYFLNDDDTSPSKCPFMRMKTILSKFIK; encoded by the coding sequence ATGAGTACACTTTATGACACAAAATGGTTGGATGATAATATCCACACCCTTCCTGATTGGAAGAAAATTGCATATCAATATTTTCATTCAGTCGTTGCTGACGATGATAATACGTATCCTTGTATCCCTGCTAGACATGGTTTACTAACGAATAATCTTCGGTTTAGTTTTCTAGGGGACCCACGTAAATCAAGATCTATCGAAGAATTAGCTTCAACTTTGAGGGAGTATGGAAAATGTTCAAGAGGTACAGGTAAGTACGCTTCTCTGGTTGTTTTTTTCGAGACAGATAAAGAACTTATTGAAAGCTATGAAATTGATGATTATTTCAACTTGTTTTGGTCCATTTTAAGTAACGTTTCATCATTAGATCATGCAGACTGGCCAAATCATATTCCAACTGATCCAGCACACCATGAATGGGAATTTTGTTTTGATGGAGAACCTTATTTTTCATTCTGTACTACACCCGCTCACTCAGTTAGAAAGAGCAGGCACTTTCCTTCATTTATGCTAGCTTTTCAGCCAAGATGGGTATTCGAAGAGATATCTGATTCAACTGCATTTGGACGAAATATGAAAAAACAAATACGTAAGCGGCTTGTTGAATTCGATGGAATTCCCGTTCATTCTGACTTAAAGTGGTATGGAAATAATGATAACCATGAATGGAAACAATATTTTTTAAATGATGATGACACTAGTCCTTCAAAATGTCCATTTATGAGAATGAAAACTATACTCTCAAAGTTTATAAAATAG
- a CDS encoding efflux RND transporter periplasmic adaptor subunit: MKKKIWIALGIILLISIFIGVNAVKSYQSTHFKVETALLEEKDLSSTVMVPGSLALENEQIIYYAPENGEVTEFAVEEGGTVEAGTSLFTYVNDQFAIEQDKHNLMIESSNIQINSLKDKEARVKEREKELAKQLGKKEAAKQVEPELEQLEVERKLANLEQKQLLLQKDLYDKQQNDMQVKSEIKGTILEINEKVLQNKQNTSPLMHIADLSQYVITGVISEYDALKIQKDMKVVITSDAVPDQKWSGTVKFVSSIPERQSPGLESGGNEVVQYPIEVTIENPSPLKPGFQLIMEIETENKKAHVLPMDAVIQTGKKEYVYIVKDGKAVRREVKTGSSQDAFIEVKDGVKKDERVIISPPEKLKDGSEVTVR, from the coding sequence GTGAAGAAGAAGATTTGGATTGCACTTGGTATTATCTTACTTATTTCAATTTTTATTGGAGTGAACGCAGTAAAATCCTATCAATCTACTCATTTTAAAGTTGAAACGGCATTACTTGAAGAAAAGGACCTTAGCTCAACAGTAATGGTACCAGGATCTTTAGCTTTAGAAAATGAACAAATTATTTACTATGCACCAGAAAATGGTGAAGTAACTGAGTTTGCAGTGGAAGAGGGAGGTACGGTTGAGGCAGGTACATCTCTTTTCACGTATGTAAATGATCAATTTGCAATTGAACAGGATAAGCATAATCTTATGATTGAATCGAGTAACATACAGATTAATAGTTTAAAAGATAAAGAAGCGAGAGTGAAAGAAAGAGAGAAAGAGCTGGCAAAGCAATTGGGGAAAAAAGAAGCTGCGAAACAAGTGGAACCGGAGCTTGAACAGCTTGAGGTTGAAAGAAAACTAGCCAATTTAGAACAAAAACAGCTTCTATTGCAAAAGGATTTATATGATAAGCAACAAAATGATATGCAAGTAAAAAGTGAAATCAAAGGGACGATCCTTGAAATCAATGAAAAGGTGTTACAAAACAAGCAAAACACAAGTCCATTGATGCATATTGCTGATTTGTCACAATACGTCATTACAGGTGTGATATCTGAATATGACGCCCTGAAGATTCAAAAGGATATGAAGGTTGTCATTACAAGTGATGCAGTACCGGATCAAAAATGGAGCGGTACGGTTAAGTTTGTATCCTCTATTCCAGAAAGGCAGTCACCAGGACTAGAATCAGGCGGGAATGAAGTAGTTCAATATCCAATTGAAGTAACGATCGAGAACCCTAGTCCACTAAAGCCGGGCTTCCAATTAATTATGGAAATTGAAACGGAAAATAAGAAGGCACATGTATTACCGATGGATGCGGTGATTCAAACTGGTAAAAAGGAATATGTGTATATTGTAAAGGATGGAAAGGCTGTACGTCGTGAAGTCAAAACAGGCAGTAGTCAAGATGCATTTATCGAGGTTAAAGATGGAGTGAAAAAAGACGAGAGAGTCATCATAAGTCCACCTGAAAAATTAAAGGATGGATCGGAAGTGACGGTTCGATGA
- a CDS encoding urea carboxylase-associated family protein, with protein MKSYLIEPKTGHSFRVKKGQMIKVIDVEGQQIADFVAYHDGNIEERLDPVATRDALQCTDVKEMDSLYSNLYRPMLTVIKDTVGKHDLLSPACRPEMYKLLFNKDKSHENCYNNLNIALSNFDLSAPRQHYPFNIFMNTVIDEDNQITVKTAKSSAGDYIELQAEMDLIIAISACPNEESAGNGYHSTPIKVEIY; from the coding sequence ATGAAATCATATCTTATTGAACCAAAGACAGGACATAGCTTTAGAGTTAAAAAGGGGCAAATGATAAAAGTCATTGATGTAGAAGGACAACAAATTGCTGATTTCGTCGCTTATCATGACGGAAACATTGAGGAAAGATTAGACCCAGTAGCTACAAGAGATGCATTGCAGTGTACTGATGTAAAGGAAATGGATAGCTTGTACTCTAATCTGTACCGTCCCATGTTAACTGTTATAAAAGATACTGTAGGTAAACATGACTTGCTGTCTCCAGCTTGCCGACCTGAAATGTATAAGCTACTTTTTAACAAAGATAAATCTCATGAAAATTGTTATAACAATTTAAATATAGCCCTTTCTAACTTTGACTTATCTGCTCCTCGCCAACATTACCCTTTTAATATCTTTATGAATACAGTGATAGATGAAGATAATCAAATTACTGTAAAAACCGCTAAATCGAGTGCTGGAGATTATATTGAGCTACAGGCAGAGATGGATTTAATTATAGCTATATCAGCTTGTCCAAATGAAGAAAGCGCAGGAAATGGATACCATTCTACTCCAATTAAAGTTGAAATATATTAA
- a CDS encoding FtsX-like permease family protein yields the protein MSLLENIMMALASVKAHKMRSALTMLGIIIGVAAVIIVVAIGQGGEQMIKSQIVGAGGTLEVFYQPSEEEIQANPNIFLEPPFTQEDIRALEGIPEVKQVLASSTQFGSVRYREKSAESSTFGINSSYFQVNEFKIESGRSFDDSDFLGGRRVAIISQQMKEELFEEKEPVGEIIRIGKQPVEIIGVLEKPTGLLSFGAIEVYLPWNTWRTIYGTSDYNQVTLQADTMDELSIVGEKATKMLNDMHDTEESYQVLNMEELADGIGKVTNIMIMIIGSIAGISLFVGGIGVMNIMLVSVTERTREIGIRKALGATRPQILTQFLIEAIVLTFIGGVIGVILGASIASIVSAVAGWPSLIAWPVVVGALVFSMVIGIIFGLLPASKASKLDPIESLRYE from the coding sequence ATGAGTTTGCTAGAAAATATCATGATGGCTCTTGCTTCAGTCAAAGCTCATAAAATGCGTTCTGCCTTAACCATGTTGGGAATTATCATTGGGGTAGCCGCTGTCATCATTGTTGTGGCCATTGGTCAGGGTGGAGAACAGATGATCAAGTCACAAATCGTAGGCGCAGGTGGTACGTTAGAGGTTTTTTATCAGCCTTCAGAAGAAGAAATTCAGGCAAATCCTAATATCTTCTTAGAACCGCCATTCACTCAGGAAGACATCCGTGCGTTAGAAGGTATTCCTGAGGTAAAGCAGGTGTTAGCTTCCAGCACACAATTTGGTAGTGTTCGATATCGAGAGAAAAGTGCAGAGTCATCGACGTTTGGAATTAATTCATCCTACTTTCAAGTTAATGAGTTTAAAATTGAAAGTGGAAGATCGTTTGATGATTCAGATTTTCTTGGTGGAAGAAGAGTGGCGATCATCAGTCAACAAATGAAAGAAGAGCTATTTGAAGAGAAAGAACCAGTCGGAGAAATCATTCGAATAGGAAAACAGCCTGTCGAAATTATTGGGGTACTAGAAAAGCCAACTGGCTTGTTATCCTTTGGGGCGATAGAGGTATACTTACCTTGGAATACGTGGCGAACCATTTACGGTACAAGTGATTACAACCAAGTCACACTTCAGGCTGATACAATGGATGAGCTGAGTATTGTCGGTGAAAAGGCAACCAAGATGTTGAATGACATGCACGATACAGAGGAATCGTATCAAGTGTTAAATATGGAAGAGCTGGCAGATGGAATTGGGAAAGTGACCAATATTATGATTATGATCATAGGTAGTATTGCAGGGATTTCTCTGTTTGTTGGAGGAATCGGTGTAATGAATATTATGCTTGTTTCTGTTACAGAAAGAACGAGGGAAATCGGAATCCGTAAAGCATTAGGAGCAACCAGACCTCAAATTTTGACTCAATTTTTAATTGAGGCAATTGTACTTACCTTTATTGGAGGAGTCATTGGGGTGATTTTAGGAGCAAGTATTGCTTCTATTGTTTCCGCTGTGGCAGGCTGGCCATCGCTAATTGCTTGGCCGGTTGTAGTAGGAGCTTTAGTCTTCTCCATGGTCATTGGGATTATTTTCGGATTGTTACCAGCAAGTAAGGCCTCAAAATTAGATCCAATTGAATCATTAAGATACGAATAA
- the plsY gene encoding glycerol-3-phosphate 1-O-acyltransferase PlsY, with product MLIIVFVLSYLIGSIPSALIVGKIFFSTDVRQHGSGNLGATNSIRILGKRAGAVVMVGDILKGIVATLLPILLQLDVYSMYIGFLAVIGHCFPIFARFKGGKAVATTFGVLVVANPVYLLIALLTFIVMIFLTKFVAIGSISISFALFLYSSYTHHLVDSVFFLLFTLFMVYLHRSNLRNISAGREPKITDKNLEERVPPKKK from the coding sequence ATGCTAATTATTGTTTTTGTACTTTCATACCTGATCGGCTCTATCCCCTCTGCGTTAATTGTAGGAAAAATATTTTTTAGTACAGATGTTAGGCAACATGGAAGTGGGAACTTAGGTGCAACAAACTCCATTCGGATTTTAGGTAAACGAGCTGGAGCTGTTGTTATGGTTGGGGATATTCTAAAAGGAATCGTCGCAACATTGTTACCTATACTACTCCAATTAGATGTCTATTCTATGTATATTGGATTTCTTGCTGTAATTGGTCATTGCTTCCCTATTTTTGCAAGGTTTAAAGGCGGAAAAGCAGTTGCTACAACATTTGGTGTACTAGTCGTGGCAAATCCTGTTTATCTACTCATTGCATTACTCACCTTCATTGTGATGATCTTTCTTACTAAATTTGTTGCAATTGGTTCAATTTCAATCAGTTTCGCCCTTTTTCTCTACTCCTCTTATACTCATCACCTAGTGGATTCGGTTTTCTTTTTACTATTCACACTGTTTATGGTGTATCTGCACCGATCTAATTTGAGAAATATAAGTGCAGGAAGAGAACCAAAAATTACTGATAAAAATTTAGAGGAACGCGTTCCGCCAAAGAAGAAATAA
- a CDS encoding spore coat protein, translating to MQNMNQSGMQNPVSSVNSTNQMKMNHGGHELFDAHEVIAGIISMLDQYQMYEEHIKDPELKNILNSQYNFVTQLYNTIVETFQTGQDPSVPTKQYKMNQNNNTVYGIKPGKPKKPNQSTADLSDQGLSAYMLGNTKSLSTLLAMTALEMTNPVLRRVIADSVPNFIELSYEIFLYQNKHGYYQVPQLMQQDMTQMLNAYSKATLPNNMTH from the coding sequence ATGCAAAATATGAATCAGAGTGGTATGCAAAATCCGGTCTCAAGTGTAAACTCAACCAATCAAATGAAGATGAATCATGGTGGTCATGAGTTATTTGATGCACATGAAGTGATTGCTGGAATCATTAGTATGTTAGACCAATACCAAATGTATGAGGAACACATAAAGGATCCAGAATTAAAAAATATATTAAATTCCCAATATAATTTTGTTACGCAGCTATATAATACAATAGTTGAAACATTCCAAACAGGGCAAGACCCATCTGTGCCTACAAAGCAATATAAAATGAATCAAAACAATAACACGGTATATGGTATTAAACCTGGGAAACCTAAGAAGCCTAATCAATCCACTGCTGATCTATCTGATCAAGGTCTTTCTGCTTATATGTTAGGTAATACAAAGTCACTATCTACACTCCTAGCAATGACAGCATTAGAGATGACAAACCCTGTTCTTCGTCGAGTGATTGCTGATAGTGTTCCGAATTTTATCGAGTTAAGTTATGAAATTTTCTTATACCAAAATAAACACGGATATTACCAAGTCCCACAACTGATGCAGCAGGATATGACACAAATGCTAAATGCATATTCAAAAGCTACATTGCCAAATAACATGACTCACTGA
- a CDS encoding YIP1 family protein — MEEQVKAKPSLLGMIWSPTEQLEKIRSNPRIWGPLVIITLLFVGASALLAYTTDIAALLGDEIPAEELALVEGFTRISMLIGGVIGPIIGILVSTLIYLVIAKIVSSDVTFKQLFSMNTYLMVISVLGMIINGLAAWAMNTDPTVYVTSLGSLIEAKGIAGGVLNTFEVFTIWGTILSAIGLQKVAGLSKGLSWTIAIVFFIVALVFAGIGGAMQGLGV; from the coding sequence ATGGAAGAGCAAGTAAAAGCAAAACCATCATTACTCGGGATGATCTGGAGCCCAACAGAGCAGTTGGAGAAAATTCGGTCTAATCCTCGAATTTGGGGTCCATTAGTTATTATTACCTTATTGTTTGTTGGGGCAAGTGCCTTATTAGCCTACACAACAGATATTGCTGCTCTACTTGGTGATGAAATACCAGCTGAAGAACTAGCATTGGTTGAAGGATTTACTAGGATTTCGATGTTAATCGGAGGAGTCATTGGTCCGATTATCGGGATATTGGTCTCAACTCTCATCTATTTAGTTATTGCGAAGATTGTTTCTTCTGATGTTACATTTAAACAATTATTTTCAATGAACACGTACCTTATGGTCATTTCAGTGTTAGGGATGATTATTAATGGTCTTGCAGCATGGGCAATGAACACAGATCCAACTGTTTATGTCACAAGTTTAGGTTCACTAATTGAAGCAAAAGGAATTGCTGGTGGAGTACTGAATACATTTGAAGTATTTACAATTTGGGGAACGATCCTTTCTGCGATCGGATTACAAAAGGTAGCGGGATTGTCAAAAGGCTTATCATGGACAATTGCTATTGTGTTCTTCATTGTCGCATTAGTTTTTGCAGGAATAGGTGGAGCAATGCAGGGGTTAGGTGTTTAA
- a CDS encoding ABC transporter ATP-binding protein, with the protein MIQLESISKSYTIGKDRVNILENINLSISSGEFIAIMGPSGSGKSTLMNLIGCLDRPSSGHYHFNGTDISSFNDEELAKVRNQSIGFVFQQFQLLPRLTALKNVELPMIYAGIGKKERQERAAHALEKVGLESRMDFLPSALSGGQKQRVAIARAIVNNPSLILADEPTGALDTNTSLAIMEQFIKLNQEGTTIVLVTHETEIGDYAKRTIIVRDGAIVRDEERSQKV; encoded by the coding sequence ATGATTCAGCTTGAATCTATTTCTAAAAGCTATACGATAGGAAAAGATCGTGTAAATATTTTAGAAAATATTAATTTGTCCATCTCGTCGGGTGAGTTTATTGCGATTATGGGACCATCCGGGTCAGGTAAATCTACGTTAATGAATTTAATAGGTTGTCTAGACCGTCCAAGCTCGGGACATTATCACTTTAATGGTACCGACATCTCAAGCTTCAACGATGAAGAGCTAGCGAAAGTACGCAATCAATCAATTGGATTTGTGTTTCAACAATTTCAGTTACTGCCTCGATTAACAGCATTAAAAAATGTAGAGCTGCCTATGATTTATGCAGGAATTGGGAAAAAGGAAAGGCAAGAGAGGGCAGCACATGCTCTGGAAAAGGTCGGATTAGAAAGTCGTATGGATTTTCTACCTAGTGCCTTATCAGGAGGACAAAAGCAACGTGTTGCGATTGCAAGAGCCATTGTCAATAACCCTAGTCTGATATTAGCAGATGAACCAACTGGTGCATTAGATACAAATACGAGTCTAGCCATCATGGAACAGTTTATCAAGTTGAATCAAGAAGGAACGACAATCGTACTAGTAACACATGAAACAGAAATAGGTGACTACGCAAAGCGGACCATTATCGTCCGTGACGGAGCGATAGTACGTGATGAAGAGAGGAGCCAAAAGGTATGA
- a CDS encoding proline/glycine betaine ABC transporter permease: MEGMIPKLPLAKYVDGLVEWLTDNLAGFFDILTIGLEGFVEGFVALLTFIPPLLLIVVIGFVAWKTSRWRVALFSVIGLLLILNLGYWEDMLETLALVLTAVIISIVVGVPLGIWASQKELVQKIVTPTLDFMQTMPAFVYLIPAIFFFNIGVVPGVVASVIFAMPPTIRLTILGISQVPGDIIEATEAFGTTTRQRLVKVQLPLAMPTIMAGINQSIMLALSMVVIASMVGAPGLGTEVYRAVTQIKTGIGFEAGLSIVIIAIVLDRITQNIGNKKQRGEA, from the coding sequence ATGGAAGGAATGATTCCTAAACTCCCGCTCGCCAAATATGTTGATGGATTAGTAGAATGGTTGACTGATAATTTAGCAGGTTTTTTCGATATTCTAACGATTGGTTTAGAGGGGTTTGTAGAAGGATTTGTCGCACTACTCACATTCATCCCACCTCTTCTATTAATCGTAGTCATCGGATTCGTTGCTTGGAAAACGAGCCGTTGGAGAGTTGCACTATTCTCAGTGATAGGACTTTTACTTATCTTAAATCTTGGGTATTGGGAAGACATGCTTGAGACATTGGCGTTAGTATTAACAGCTGTCATCATTTCAATCGTAGTCGGAGTCCCATTAGGTATTTGGGCCTCACAAAAGGAATTGGTTCAAAAGATTGTAACCCCTACACTTGATTTCATGCAAACAATGCCTGCCTTTGTATACTTAATTCCTGCCATCTTCTTCTTTAATATTGGAGTTGTACCAGGTGTTGTTGCATCTGTTATCTTCGCAATGCCGCCTACGATTCGTTTAACGATCTTGGGTATCAGCCAAGTTCCAGGAGATATCATTGAAGCAACCGAAGCATTTGGCACTACCACTAGACAGCGCTTAGTCAAGGTTCAGCTTCCTTTGGCAATGCCTACCATTATGGCTGGTATTAACCAAAGTATTATGTTGGCACTATCGATGGTTGTCATTGCCTCAATGGTTGGGGCACCTGGCCTTGGAACAGAGGTTTACCGCGCTGTCACACAAATTAAAACAGGTATCGGGTTTGAAGCTGGTCTCTCTATTGTCATTATTGCAATCGTATTAGACCGGATTACTCAAAATATAGGAAACAAAAAACAAAGGGGAGAAGCATAA
- a CDS encoding methyl-accepting chemotaxis protein, whose translation MKFYHSLKFKLSIIMFLLLFVPVTIIGLTSYLKTDILERVVIDKAVLEESSPAFTKIFKEYEQILEDISKKEEMQYQSYQFTNSAEKNITNMPLANEPVKTEFYEKFLSTFQSSQEYTLNLYMGTENGALYLHSIPPAEVDLNEYDPTEREWYKQAEEANGEIIWTAPYIDTASGFSTITLAKAVKDANGKIIGVAGIDFNMHKLAVTLRNNLLMKDLIIGFISLVVGLLLTYFFVRGVNKPLSLLQEGLSRLSQGDLSAEKINLKTKDEFSLIIDSYNQMTENLKELIQQVMTTSEHVAASSQELSANADETSRASEQIAVSIQEVASGTDSQLTQVNNTITLVGHISSEVTSISKHVGEVTQSTNNTTNHSINGVQVVQSAIHQMEIIDERTNETSNVIKLLNNKASEIEKILALINGIAEQTNLLALNAAIEAARAGEHGKGFAVVADEVRKLAEQSSASTKQINEIISDIIQNTSLAVHSMQDGENAVKKGKELVNEAGSSFKEISTAIELVSDQLLQVSDSVNEINNQTTSLVDQMEHINEVTIKSNSYTTEVAAATEEQTATMEEVSASSKVLADMSHKLLEIARQFKF comes from the coding sequence ATGAAGTTTTATCATTCTCTAAAATTTAAGTTATCAATCATTATGTTTCTATTATTATTCGTTCCTGTTACAATAATTGGTCTTACTTCCTACTTAAAAACTGACATTCTAGAACGAGTAGTCATCGATAAAGCTGTTCTTGAAGAGAGCTCACCTGCATTCACAAAGATATTTAAAGAATACGAGCAAATTCTAGAGGATATTAGTAAGAAGGAAGAAATGCAGTACCAATCCTATCAATTTACTAATAGTGCTGAAAAGAACATTACAAATATGCCTCTAGCGAATGAACCAGTCAAAACAGAATTCTACGAAAAGTTTCTATCTACCTTTCAATCCAGTCAGGAATACACGTTAAACTTATATATGGGAACTGAAAATGGCGCATTATACCTTCACAGTATTCCACCAGCTGAAGTTGATTTAAACGAATACGATCCAACAGAAAGAGAATGGTATAAACAAGCTGAAGAAGCGAATGGTGAGATCATCTGGACTGCTCCCTATATTGATACTGCTTCTGGTTTCTCTACCATTACCCTTGCAAAAGCAGTAAAAGATGCGAATGGAAAGATAATTGGTGTAGCAGGAATCGACTTCAATATGCATAAATTAGCTGTTACGCTAAGAAACAATCTATTAATGAAAGATTTAATTATTGGATTTATTTCTCTTGTAGTTGGACTTTTACTAACATATTTCTTTGTTCGAGGAGTTAATAAGCCACTGTCTTTATTACAAGAAGGATTATCTAGATTATCTCAAGGAGATCTGTCTGCAGAGAAGATTAACTTAAAAACAAAGGACGAATTTAGTCTTATCATAGATAGTTATAATCAAATGACTGAAAACTTGAAGGAACTTATTCAACAGGTTATGACTACTTCAGAACACGTGGCCGCATCATCTCAAGAATTAAGTGCGAATGCTGATGAGACTTCTAGAGCCTCTGAGCAAATTGCAGTATCTATACAAGAAGTTGCTAGTGGAACAGACTCTCAACTAACTCAAGTGAATAATACCATTACACTTGTTGGACATATCTCTAGTGAAGTAACTTCTATTTCAAAACATGTTGGGGAAGTAACTCAGTCAACGAATAATACAACAAATCACTCAATCAATGGTGTTCAAGTTGTCCAAAGCGCTATTCATCAAATGGAGATCATTGATGAAAGAACCAACGAAACATCAAACGTCATCAAACTATTAAATAATAAAGCTTCAGAAATTGAGAAGATTTTAGCCTTAATAAACGGGATAGCTGAACAAACAAACTTACTGGCTTTAAATGCGGCAATTGAAGCTGCCAGAGCCGGGGAACACGGGAAAGGTTTTGCTGTCGTAGCAGATGAGGTAAGAAAGTTAGCCGAACAGTCCAGTGCCTCAACTAAACAAATAAATGAAATCATTAGTGATATTATACAGAACACATCTCTTGCCGTTCACTCTATGCAAGATGGAGAGAACGCAGTGAAAAAAGGAAAAGAATTAGTAAATGAAGCAGGCTCCTCTTTTAAGGAGATTTCTACTGCAATTGAATTAGTTTCTGATCAACTGTTACAAGTGTCTGATTCAGTGAACGAAATAAATAATCAAACAACTTCCTTAGTTGACCAGATGGAGCATATCAATGAAGTGACGATTAAATCTAATAGTTATACAACGGAAGTAGCTGCTGCTACGGAAGAACAAACTGCCACTATGGAAGAAGTAAGTGCCTCATCCAAGGTGTTGGCTGACATGTCTCATAAGCTACTTGAAATTGCTAGACAGTTTAAATTTTGA